A stretch of the Desulfurellaceae bacterium genome encodes the following:
- a CDS encoding IS630 family transposase: MLMGRGVGRPVAAVVLSEEERAYLERQVRRHRIARLLAERCRLILRCAEGLPNKVVAAELGVHEHTVGKWRRRFVKNRVEGLWDEPRPGRPRTIADAEVARVIERTLTATPADATHWSLRSMAKASGLSHTTIRRIWTAFGLQPHRSQTFHLSGDPLFVEKVRDIIGLYLSPPDRAVVLCVDEKRQSQVLDREQPVLPMLPGMAERRTHTYVRHGTTSPLAALDVATGFVIGKCYRRHRARKFLAFLKEIDARVPANLAIHIIMDNYATHKTAAVKAWLARRPHCHVHFTPTSASWINQGERWFAELTRKQLRRGVHTSTSQLEADIRAFIATHNAAPKPFKWTKSADEILAAVKRFCHRGEHHLCHEL; encoded by the coding sequence ATGCTGATGGGCCGCGGCGTTGGCCGCCCGGTGGCGGCGGTGGTGCTCAGCGAGGAAGAACGGGCGTATCTTGAGCGCCAGGTGCGCCGGCACCGGATCGCGCGCTTACTGGCGGAGCGCTGCCGCCTGATCCTGCGCTGCGCCGAGGGCCTTCCGAACAAGGTCGTCGCAGCGGAGCTCGGGGTGCATGAGCATACGGTCGGGAAGTGGCGGCGCCGCTTCGTGAAGAACCGCGTCGAAGGCTTATGGGACGAGCCGCGGCCGGGCCGGCCGCGGACCATAGCGGATGCCGAGGTGGCCCGAGTCATCGAGCGGACGCTCACTGCCACGCCGGCCGATGCGACCCATTGGTCCCTCCGCTCAATGGCGAAGGCGAGTGGCCTCTCCCACACGACGATTCGCCGGATCTGGACGGCCTTCGGCTTACAGCCCCACCGCTCGCAGACGTTTCACCTCTCCGGCGATCCGCTGTTCGTCGAGAAAGTCCGCGACATCATCGGGCTCTATCTATCTCCCCCGGACCGGGCGGTGGTGCTCTGTGTTGACGAAAAGAGGCAGAGCCAGGTCCTCGACCGTGAGCAGCCTGTGTTGCCAATGCTGCCGGGCATGGCCGAGCGCCGCACCCATACCTATGTCCGGCATGGCACGACCTCACCGCTCGCGGCCCTTGATGTCGCCACGGGCTTCGTCATTGGCAAGTGCTACAGGCGGCATCGAGCCCGGAAGTTCCTCGCCTTCCTGAAGGAGATTGATGCCCGCGTCCCCGCGAACCTCGCCATCCACATCATCATGGACAACTACGCCACCCACAAGACCGCCGCGGTCAAGGCATGGCTGGCGCGGCGGCCGCACTGCCATGTCCACTTCACGCCGACCTCTGCCTCTTGGATCAATCAAGGCGAACGCTGGTTCGCCGAACTGACGCGCAAGCAGCTCCGCCGGGGCGTGCATACCTCGACGAGCCAGCTGGAGGCGGACATCCGCGCTTTTATCGCCACCCACAACGCCGCCCCGAAGCCCTTCAAATGGACAAAGTCTGCCGACGAGATCCTCGCTGCCGTCAAACGGTTCTGTCACCGG